AATATGCGCATCAGGAATTATTTGCTTAACCGCTTCAGCGACTTCTCTAACGGTAACAAGTTTTCCGCCATCAATATTATAAACATTATACTTTGGATTTTTCGTAATAACAGAAAGATAAATTGCTTCAGCTAGATCTTTGACATATGTGTATGGAATGGGATGATCTCCACCTTGTTTTAGAATTATTGGAAATTTTCTTATCGCTTTTTCCAATATAATAGATACTGGATTCTGTACCGATATTTGCCCCGGGCCATAAACCCAAGTTGGTCTAAGTATTAATGTTTCAAGTCCATAGATTTGATTATATGAATTTACGATTTTTTCACTCATTATTTTATGAGAAGCATAAATACCGGGGATTGAGATTGGAGCTTCTTCCTCTTTAATTGGTGTGAGGTCTTGCGAATGGAGGTTTCCATATACAGCTTGAGAGCTGATATAGATCATGGATAAATCTTTTCGTCTTGAGCACTCAGATACATTCAATGTTCCTTTGACATTTACGTTAAAGGAACCTAAAGGATCATTACGACATATTTCCTCATTTGGTATGGCTGCTGAATGAATTATCTTATTAATTCGGTATTTTTCAACGATCTCTATCAGATCGTCTATTTTTGAAACATCGCCTTTTACTACAGGCAAGTTCCAATCTTGAATGAAATCTATTTCCCGGGGTTTGAGATCAAAACAAACAACCCTATAATTCTTTTCAAAGAGTCTCTTTGCGGCATGCGCTCCGACAAACCCCATGCCCCCTGTTATTAGAATAGAATTCGAATCTCGATCTTCCATTAAGAACACAAATCATTTTATGATATTAACTTTGATTTAAGAAGTATCAAATTCCATCAGAATTTTTCGAAATGTAATACATCGATAACCTCGCGTTTACTTTTTGAAATAGAATCGTCATCAGGATAGCCTATAGGTACTAGCGCCACCAATTTATGATCTATGGGAACCGATAGTAATTTTCTTATTTCGTCTGCATATGTTTTTTTATCACCTGCTACCCAACAAGTGCCAAGTCCAAGAGCAGTAGCTGCAATCAAGATGTTCTCTATTGCTGCGGTTCCGTCTTCCAAATAATATTTTGTATCCCTGCAGAATATTACTATACACAAAGGAGCGTTAGCTATGAATTTCCCATGGTCCGTTATATCAGCTATCTTATTCAGAGTTTCTGTGTTTGTGATTGCAATAAATTCCCATGGTTGGATATTAATTGCAGATGGTGCCAATCTTGCAGCATTTATTAATTTTTCTATAATTTCCTTAGATATTGTTTTTGGTTTATACTTTCTAACACTTCTTCTATTTTCTATAGCTTCAAAAGCATCCATAAATAAATCACCGATTTTGATTTTGAAAATATATTGAGAACGAAATGCAATGATAGAGAATTTTGATTTATAAGGAAGAAGATAATTGTTGCAATCGACCAGTAACTTTTGATGCAGATCTGTATAAAGCCTTCTTCGCATTTCTATAGGAATTATCTTCTTTTAAGCATTCTTTGCCACAATAGAGAACTTTGCCCTCAGTTTCTACACTTGCATCAATTTCTACTATCATCATGGATTTACAAAATGAGCATCTGTACAGGAGGGCTTCTTCTTTTTCATTCTTTAGAGATTTCGAGTGATATTTAACATGGCAATGAAAATCAACAGCTTCGTTACAGTTGGAACATCTCATAATATCGACATAGGGATGCTTTGATTATATTTAACTTTTATTACAAAATTTGCTATAACTGAATTGATAATTATAGATTATTTGATTATTTTATGGATAGCAAATCAAATAACCTGTAATTATTGAAAAATAGTATGGATGAGGAGAAGTTAGATTATGGAAAAGACGAAAGTTGATCC
This portion of the Candidatus Bathyarchaeota archaeon genome encodes:
- a CDS encoding NAD(P)-dependent oxidoreductase, which encodes MEDRDSNSILITGGMGFVGAHAAKRLFEKNYRVVCFDLKPREIDFIQDWNLPVVKGDVSKIDDLIEIVEKYRINKIIHSAAIPNEEICRNDPLGSFNVNVKGTLNVSECSRRKDLSMIYISSQAVYGNLHSQDLTPIKEEEAPISIPGIYASHKIMSEKIVNSYNQIYGLETLILRPTWVYGPGQISVQNPVSIILEKAIRKFPIILKQGGDHPIPYTYVKDLAEAIYLSVITKNPKYNVYNIDGGKLVTVREVAEAVKQIIPDAHI
- a CDS encoding nitroreductase family protein, coding for MDAFEAIENRRSVRKYKPKTISKEIIEKLINAARLAPSAINIQPWEFIAITNTETLNKIADITDHGKFIANAPLCIVIFCRDTKYYLEDGTAAIENILIAATALGLGTCWVAGDKKTYADEIRKLLSVPIDHKLVALVPIGYPDDDSISKSKREVIDVLHFEKF
- a CDS encoding zinc finger MYND domain-containing protein, whose product is MRCSNCNEAVDFHCHVKYHSKSLKNEKEEALLYRCSFCKSMMIVEIDASVETEGKVLYCGKECLKEDNSYRNAKKALYRSASKVTGRLQQLSSSL